A single window of Brevinematales bacterium DNA harbors:
- a CDS encoding DNA cytosine methyltransferase, producing MDSNKDSSKYSVVSYFCGCGGMDLGFRGNFKYHDEEYGELPFYITAAYDNSAACVETYNRYFGADHAKNADLSAKEAKDMIAADLLIGGFPCQEFSSCGPLGGLDSERGQLYKSLIRYMEVRKPKVVVGENVINLERMEKGKVMETIVNDLRDTGYKVEVWRLYAPDYGIPQRRTRLFFICVRNDIKGFPSKPEANFIHAHRSIEWAIGDLMNVTDDSVPNQSQYFGASRAKKGNGQGDENNHKDKPAYTIRANPKSRVQFHYALDRRLTVRECARIQTFPDNFVFTHAATSSISQIGNAVPPVLAYRVASCIADYLNSMKDKEV from the coding sequence ATGGATTCAAACAAAGACAGTTCTAAGTACTCTGTGGTGTCATACTTCTGTGGATGCGGGGGGATGGACTTAGGTTTTCGCGGAAATTTCAAGTATCACGACGAGGAATACGGCGAGCTTCCTTTTTACATAACCGCAGCTTACGACAATAGCGCCGCTTGCGTGGAAACCTATAATCGCTATTTCGGAGCCGACCACGCTAAAAACGCTGATTTGTCTGCTAAAGAAGCAAAGGACATGATAGCGGCGGATTTGTTGATTGGGGGATTTCCATGTCAAGAGTTTTCCTCCTGCGGTCCCTTGGGCGGACTTGATTCAGAGCGTGGACAGCTTTACAAGTCGCTAATCAGATATATGGAAGTTCGTAAACCTAAAGTGGTCGTTGGTGAAAACGTTATAAATCTGGAGCGTATGGAAAAAGGAAAAGTCATGGAGACCATCGTCAACGACCTCAGAGATACGGGGTACAAGGTTGAAGTATGGAGGCTGTACGCTCCCGATTATGGCATTCCCCAAAGGCGCACCAGGCTGTTTTTTATTTGTGTGCGAAACGATATAAAAGGGTTCCCATCCAAGCCGGAGGCGAACTTCATTCACGCCCATCGTAGCATAGAGTGGGCTATTGGCGATTTGATGAATGTGACAGACGATAGCGTCCCCAACCAAAGCCAGTATTTTGGGGCTTCCCGCGCCAAGAAAGGCAACGGGCAGGGTGACGAGAATAACCACAAGGACAAGCCGGCATATACAATCAGGGCAAACCCAAAGTCGAGAGTCCAGTTCCACTACGCGCTCGACCGACGCCTGACGGTCAGGGAATGCGCGAGGATCCAGACTTTCCCGGACAATTTCGTTTTTACCCACGCAGCCACGTCGAGTATATCGCAGATTGGCAACGCCGTACCACCGGTTCTAGCATACCGAGTGGCGTCTTGCATAGCGGATTATTTGAATTCAATGAAAGATAAAGAGGTGTGA